One segment of Neoarius graeffei isolate fNeoGra1 chromosome 20, fNeoGra1.pri, whole genome shotgun sequence DNA contains the following:
- the LOC132869116 gene encoding beta-galactoside-binding lectin-like: MSGVVVKNMSFKPGQTLTVTGVPDPNSTNFAINIGTSPDELALHMNPRFDAHGDNRVVVCNSYQGGSWCQEFRPDGFPFNQGEEFKIWITFTREEFKIVLPDQSAFSFPNRPGAEKYNYMHFEGEVRINGIEIK, translated from the exons GGTGTCGTCGTTAAGAACATGTCCTTTAAACCAGGACAAACTCTGACCGTAACTGGAGTCCCAGATCCCAATTCCACCAA CTTTGCTATAAACATTGGAACCAGTCCTGATGAACTCGCTCTGCACATGAACCCTCGCTTCGACGCTCATGGAGATAACCGTGTTGTGGTGTGTAACTCGTACCAGGGGGGCAGCTGGTGCCAGGAGTTCAGACCAGATGGCTTTCCCTTTAATCAGGGCGAGGAGTTTAAG ATATGGATCACCTTCACTCGTGAGGAGTTTAAGATCGTTCTGCCAGACCAGTCAGCGTTCAGCTTCCCAAACCGCCCCGGTGCTGAAAAGTACAACTACATGCACTTCGAAGGTGAGGTGCGAATCAATGGCATTGAGATCAAGTAG